TGGTTACTGTTGCCCGTCTGAATTCTGCTAACCCTACAGCAGGAAACAACTACGAAATGGACGCTATCGGAGCCTGCTTTATCGGCGGCGCTTCCGCATACGGCGGAGTTGGAACTGTACCTGGAGTTATTGTAGGCGCTACCTTAATGGGCGTTCTCAACTTAGGTATGAGTATTATGGGGGTTGACCAGAACCTTCAGAAAGTAGTAAAAGGCGGCGTTCTTCTGGCAGCCGTAATTTTCGACGTAGTCAGCAAGAGAAAATCATTTATTGTAAAATAACTAACGTTTTAAAAAAGAGATTGTACAGTAATTTTTTTACATATCAAGTAGAATATAACGGAGGCAGGACAATATGAAAATTCAGAAGGTTACAGATCCGGCATTTATTCCATACGGAAAAGTGATTACAGATTTTCCGTGCCAGGATATCCTGAATGCCATGAAAGAGACTCCTGTTCCTGAGGATGTTATTTATGTAGCATCCTGTAAGGAGCTGGAGGAGTGTGAAAGCGCGAAAACTGCGGCAGAAAGCCTTTACGGGGGAATGCCTGTACAGCTGGGGTATTGTAACGGCCACAACAAGCTTTTAAACGCTGTGGAATATCACAGAGATTCAGAAGTAAATATTGCGGCCACAGACCTGGTGCTGATTTTAGGCAGACAGCAGGATATTGAAGAGGACTTTACATATGACACTTCTAAAATGGAAGCGTTTCTGGTGCCGGCGGGAACTGTGCTGGAGGTATATGCTACAACTCTCCACTACGCTCCCTGCCATGTAGATGAAAAGGGATTTCAGTGTGTAGTAATCCTTCCCAGAAACACTAACACAGACATTGAGGAAAAAAATGTAACTGGAGAAGACAGACTGCTTCTGGCCAGAAATAAATGGCTGATCGGCCATAAAGAAGGCGGCCTGCCAGAAAGGGCGTTTATTGGCCTGAAGGGCGAAAATTTGTCTATTGACTAAAATGCTTTAATTGGAAAAGGAGAATGAATTATGAACAATATGCCTGTAGTAAAAGTAGGTATCGTGGCAGTCAGCAGAGACTGTTTCCCAGAAAGCCTTTCTGTAAACAGAAGAAAAGCTTTAGTGGAAGCATATAAAGCAAAATATGATGAGAAGAACATTTATGAATGTCCTGTATGTATTGTGGAAAGTGAAATCCACATGGTGCAGGCCTTAGAGGACATTAAAAACGCAGGATGTAATGCCCTTGTAGTTTACCTTGGAAACTTTGGACCTGAAATTTCCGAGACACTTCTGGCAAAACATTTTGACGGGCCTGTGATGTTTGTAGCGGCTGCAGAGGAAAGCGGAGACAATCTGCATCAGGGAAGAGGAGACGCATACTGCGGAATGTTAAACGCCAGCTATAACTTAAAGCTGCGCAATGTGAAGGCATATATTCCAGAATATCCAGTTGGAACAGCAGAAGAATGCGCGGACATGATCGAGGAATTCCTTCCAATTGCAAGAACATTAGTAGGACTTTCTGATTTAAAGATTATCAGCTTTGGCCCAAGACCATTAAACTTCCTGGCATGTAACGCTCCTATTAAACAGCTGTACAACTTGGGAGTTGAAATTGAAGAGAACTCTGAGCTGGATTTATTTGAGGCATATAATAAACATGCTGATGACCCAAGAATTCCTGATGTTGTAAAAGACATGGAAAAAGAACTGGGCGAAGGCAACATGAAGCCGGAAATTCTGCCTAAGCTGGCTCAGTATGAGCTGACCTTATTAGACTGGGTGGAGGCTCACAAAGGATACAGAAAATATGTAGCTATTGCCGGAAAATGCTGGCCTGCATTCCAGACGCAGTTTGGTTTTGTTCCATGCTATGTAAACAGCCGTTTAACAGGAATGGGCATCCCTGTTTCCTGCGAGGTTGATATTTACGGCGCGTTAAGCGAGTTTATCGGCACATGCGTCAGCCAGGATGCAGTTACTCTTCTGGATATTAACAACAGCGTGCCTGCAGACATGTATGAGTCTGATATTAAAGGCAAATTTAACTATACTCACCAGGATACATTTATGGGCTTCCACTGTGGAAATACATGCTCCAGAAAACTGGCTGCATGTTCTATGAAGTACCAGATGATTATGGCCAGAACCTTACCTGAGGAAGTAACACAGGGAACACTGGAGGGAGATATTGCCCCAGGCGATATTACATTCTTCCGTCTTCAGAGCACAGCTGACTGCCAGCTGAGAGCTTATGTAGCTCAGGGGGAGGTGCTTCCTGTAGCAACA
The window above is part of the Lachnoclostridium edouardi genome. Proteins encoded here:
- a CDS encoding DUF4867 family protein, yielding MKIQKVTDPAFIPYGKVITDFPCQDILNAMKETPVPEDVIYVASCKELEECESAKTAAESLYGGMPVQLGYCNGHNKLLNAVEYHRDSEVNIAATDLVLILGRQQDIEEDFTYDTSKMEAFLVPAGTVLEVYATTLHYAPCHVDEKGFQCVVILPRNTNTDIEEKNVTGEDRLLLARNKWLIGHKEGGLPERAFIGLKGENLSID
- a CDS encoding L-fucose/L-arabinose isomerase family protein; translation: MNNMPVVKVGIVAVSRDCFPESLSVNRRKALVEAYKAKYDEKNIYECPVCIVESEIHMVQALEDIKNAGCNALVVYLGNFGPEISETLLAKHFDGPVMFVAAAEESGDNLHQGRGDAYCGMLNASYNLKLRNVKAYIPEYPVGTAEECADMIEEFLPIARTLVGLSDLKIISFGPRPLNFLACNAPIKQLYNLGVEIEENSELDLFEAYNKHADDPRIPDVVKDMEKELGEGNMKPEILPKLAQYELTLLDWVEAHKGYRKYVAIAGKCWPAFQTQFGFVPCYVNSRLTGMGIPVSCEVDIYGALSEFIGTCVSQDAVTLLDINNSVPADMYESDIKGKFNYTHQDTFMGFHCGNTCSRKLAACSMKYQMIMARTLPEEVTQGTLEGDIAPGDITFFRLQSTADCQLRAYVAQGEVLPVATRSFGSIGIFAIPEMGRFYRHVLIEKNYPHHGAVAFGHYGKALFEVFKYLGVEDIGFNQPKGMMYPSENPFA